A genomic window from Salvia miltiorrhiza cultivar Shanhuang (shh) chromosome 5, IMPLAD_Smil_shh, whole genome shotgun sequence includes:
- the LOC131026113 gene encoding uncharacterized protein LOC131026113: MDHPETSQTKEDEVIHFQKDDQDGYTSHSLILQQKVVEKLVDKIKNKTMDIQTFQGFSRGRLDQVLQSLSPFKRKHHVFFGTTSRELALPIEMTNNQVEIQLIPAEDVRRDLLKMNPEVAKAIKWIHIGAIQLVIKSSLSLGTDTPIDIAICDKRITNSRDAVMRVFSGNLYAKKIKAIDTSDFWRLEALRSRSRAKPDKKLTS; the protein is encoded by the exons ATGGATCATCCGGAGACGAGCCAGACTAAAGAGGACGAGGTTATCCACTTCCAAAAGGATGATCAGGATGGATATACCAGTCATTCTCTGATCCTGCAGCAAAAGGTGGTGGAGAAACTCGTGGATAAAATCAAGAACAAAACCATGGATATACAAACGTTCCAAGGGTTTTCAAGAGGAAGATTGGATCAAGTTCTACAaagcttgagtccattcaaaaggaagcatcatgtcttctTCGGCACAACGAGTCGGGAGTTGGCGCTTCCAATAGAAATGACGAACAACCAAGTAGAGATCCAATTAATTCCAGCCGAAGATGTGCGGAGGGATCTCTTAAAAATGAACCCAGAAGTCGCTAAGGCGAtaaaatggattcatattggagcaatccaGTTGGTGATCAAGTCCTCACTTTCACTAGGGACAGATACACCAATTGATATTGCAATTTGTGACAAGAGGATTACAAATTCGAGAGATGCAGTGATGAGAGTTTTCTCAGGAAATCTTTACGCCAAGAAGATT aaaGCAATCGATACATCAGATTTCTGGAGATTGGAGGCTTTGAGATCCAGATCGAGGgcaaagccggacaagaagctgacgtcctga